The following proteins come from a genomic window of Candidatus Kapaibacterium sp.:
- a CDS encoding nicotinate phosphoribosyltransferase, whose translation MVRNFLEHLGLYTDLYELTMAQGYFVSGRAESPAVFEYFFRTNPFQGGYVVFAGLSELVELLLSLHFGEDDLLYLRQQGFREDFLEYLRTFRFRGTIWSVREGEIVFPREPILRVEGRLLEAQLVETLVLNLLNFASLIATKAMRIRWVAGHRFVADFGLRRAQGWGGMLASKASYIGGADATSNVAAGMLYGIPVTGTQAHSWIQSFGDELEAFRTFAQLYPDRCVLLVDTYNTLSSGIPNAIQVARELEERGYRLLGIRIDSGDLAALSRQARRMLDEAGLQYVKIFTSNQLDEYLIRSLLEQGAPIDGFGVGTRLVTAYDCPALDGVYKLVEYAGRPTLKVSDDFTKILLPGRKQLFRYYASDGSFVADGIALWHEPVPRELYHPFFPIQRIAVEGLYAEPLLTPVLQNGELCSPLPPLSAVREYAAERFRQLPDVHKRFENPHIYPVGISRSLMELRDRLVQEALRLQ comes from the coding sequence ATGGTGCGTAACTTTCTGGAACACCTTGGGCTCTATACCGACCTCTATGAGCTGACGATGGCCCAAGGATACTTCGTCAGTGGTCGTGCTGAATCGCCAGCAGTCTTCGAGTACTTCTTCCGTACCAACCCCTTCCAAGGGGGCTACGTAGTCTTCGCCGGTCTGAGCGAGCTAGTAGAGCTCCTCCTCTCACTCCACTTCGGTGAGGATGACCTCCTCTACTTACGCCAACAGGGCTTTCGGGAAGATTTCCTGGAGTACTTACGCACCTTTCGCTTCCGCGGCACTATCTGGAGTGTCCGGGAAGGGGAGATCGTCTTCCCGCGAGAGCCTATCCTCCGGGTCGAAGGGAGACTGCTGGAGGCCCAACTTGTGGAGACTCTCGTTCTGAACCTCCTCAACTTCGCCTCGTTGATCGCAACGAAGGCCATGCGCATTCGGTGGGTCGCAGGTCATCGCTTCGTTGCCGACTTCGGCCTCCGACGTGCCCAAGGCTGGGGCGGAATGCTGGCCAGCAAGGCTTCCTATATTGGCGGGGCAGATGCCACATCTAATGTCGCCGCTGGAATGCTCTACGGCATCCCTGTCACCGGGACTCAGGCACACTCTTGGATTCAAAGCTTCGGGGATGAACTGGAAGCCTTCCGCACTTTCGCTCAGCTCTACCCTGACCGCTGCGTACTCTTGGTAGACACCTACAACACGCTCTCCAGCGGCATCCCGAACGCTATCCAGGTAGCTCGGGAGCTGGAAGAGCGTGGCTATCGCCTACTGGGCATTCGGATTGACAGTGGCGATCTCGCAGCTCTGAGCCGCCAGGCCCGCCGCATGCTGGATGAGGCAGGACTCCAGTACGTGAAGATCTTCACCTCCAACCAGCTCGACGAGTATCTCATTCGAAGCCTCCTGGAGCAGGGAGCACCGATAGATGGTTTCGGCGTCGGCACCCGGTTGGTGACAGCTTACGACTGCCCCGCACTGGATGGCGTCTACAAACTCGTGGAGTACGCCGGTAGACCGACGTTGAAGGTGTCGGACGACTTCACAAAGATTCTCCTACCGGGGCGCAAGCAGCTCTTCCGTTACTACGCCAGCGACGGCTCCTTCGTTGCTGATGGAATAGCCCTTTGGCATGAACCAGTTCCCCGTGAACTCTACCATCCCTTCTTCCCCATCCAGCGAATTGCGGTAGAAGGCTTGTATGCTGAACCTCTTCTAACCCCAGTGCTCCAAAACGGGGAGCTTTGCTCCCCTCTGCCTCCCCTTTCGGCAGTCCGCGAATACGCAGCGGAGCGCTTCCGCCAGCTTCCGGACGTCCACAAGCGCTTTGAGAACCCCCACATTTACCCCGTCGGGATTAGCCGCTCGCTGATGGAACTTCGTGACAGACTGGTCCAGGAGGCACTTCGTCTTCAGTAA
- a CDS encoding lytic transglycosylase domain-containing protein, translating into MAREKRARTQWIAAVRLPQHLEFCGEPVPLELPEVREGIERELYVLLQQPGQIVLYQKRAGRYFALFEEALRRAGMPLDLKYVAIAESALLPTVQSPKQAVGLWQFIPETARAMGLRVDEFVDERRHPERSTAAAIRYLQQGYQLFRNWTLAVAGYNMGHENLQMQLQAQGVSSFYDAFLNEETTRYIYRIIAIKHVMEHARRYGLEIPRSERYSAPAVRHVRWEGAIPDLVEWARLQGARYKDVRLLNPWILKPQLPEPPSGQAYEIAVPKQ; encoded by the coding sequence GTGGCGAGGGAGAAGCGAGCGCGGACGCAGTGGATAGCAGCCGTACGGTTGCCACAGCATTTAGAGTTCTGTGGAGAACCGGTGCCGTTGGAGCTCCCTGAAGTGCGGGAGGGGATAGAGCGAGAGCTCTACGTCTTGCTGCAGCAGCCAGGGCAGATCGTACTCTACCAGAAGCGTGCCGGACGTTACTTTGCTCTCTTTGAAGAAGCGCTTCGACGGGCAGGGATGCCATTGGACTTGAAGTACGTTGCGATTGCTGAGAGCGCTCTTTTGCCAACGGTCCAGTCGCCGAAGCAAGCCGTGGGATTGTGGCAGTTCATTCCAGAGACGGCGCGAGCAATGGGATTGCGAGTAGACGAATTTGTGGACGAGCGGCGCCATCCGGAAAGGAGCACCGCTGCGGCCATACGCTATTTGCAACAGGGATATCAGCTCTTTCGGAATTGGACGCTGGCCGTTGCGGGTTACAACATGGGGCACGAGAATTTGCAGATGCAGTTGCAAGCCCAGGGAGTCAGCAGCTTCTACGACGCTTTCCTCAACGAAGAGACCACCCGCTACATCTACCGCATCATCGCAATCAAGCATGTCATGGAGCACGCCCGGCGGTACGGTCTCGAGATCCCGCGGTCAGAGCGATACTCGGCCCCTGCTGTTCGGCATGTTCGGTGGGAGGGAGCGATTCCCGACCTTGTAGAGTGGGCTCGGCTCCAAGGAGCACGGTACAAGGATGTTCGCCTCCTCAATCCTTGGATCCTCAAGCCCCAGCTGCCGGAGCCGCCGAGCGGGCAGGCATACGAGATTGCTGTCCCAAAGCAGTGA
- a CDS encoding thioredoxin family protein has product MAVQSREIPLGMKVPDFELLDVVSGQKRSLQELKSERATVIMFICNHCPYVKHILPKLVEVAREYVPKGVSFIAINSNDPETYPEDSPEKMREIAQQLGYPFPYLFDETQEVARAYGAQCTPEFFVTNAELHLLYHGRFDASTPNNGLPVTGEDLRAALDALLAGRPVPYPQYPAIGCSIKWRQQA; this is encoded by the coding sequence ATGGCAGTTCAGTCGCGCGAGATACCGCTGGGGATGAAGGTTCCCGATTTCGAACTGCTGGACGTCGTTTCGGGACAAAAGCGCTCACTACAAGAGCTGAAGTCAGAGCGTGCTACGGTCATTATGTTCATCTGCAACCACTGCCCGTACGTCAAGCACATTTTGCCGAAGCTTGTAGAGGTGGCACGTGAGTACGTTCCGAAGGGGGTCTCCTTCATCGCTATCAACTCCAACGATCCAGAGACGTATCCGGAGGATTCCCCAGAGAAGATGCGGGAGATAGCGCAACAGTTGGGGTATCCTTTCCCATACCTGTTCGACGAGACCCAAGAGGTTGCCCGTGCCTACGGAGCCCAGTGTACCCCAGAGTTCTTTGTGACTAACGCTGAGCTACATCTGCTCTACCATGGACGGTTTGATGCTTCTACCCCGAACAACGGTCTTCCCGTAACAGGGGAGGACTTGCGAGCCGCGTTGGATGCGCTCCTAGCAGGGCGTCCGGTGCCATATCCTCAGTATCCGGCAATTGGGTGTAGTATCAAGTGGCGGCAGCAAGCATAG
- a CDS encoding nicotinamidase, producing the protein MKALLVVDVQNDFCPGGALAVPEGDAVVPVINRLMDAFPLVVASKDWHPAETTHFQKWPPHCVQGTWGAEFHPRLRTDKIDQVLLKGTGTQDDGYSAFEATNVNLAEYLRQQGVTELYITGLATDYCVRASTLDALREGFRTYVVTDAIRAVNVNPGDGERALQEMQQAGAILISSEDILQPQAA; encoded by the coding sequence ATGAAGGCTCTCCTGGTTGTCGACGTACAGAACGACTTCTGCCCCGGAGGCGCTCTCGCAGTACCTGAAGGGGATGCGGTCGTCCCGGTTATCAACCGGCTTATGGATGCCTTCCCGCTGGTGGTGGCTTCTAAAGACTGGCATCCCGCAGAGACGACGCACTTCCAGAAGTGGCCTCCACACTGCGTCCAGGGTACCTGGGGAGCTGAATTCCATCCGCGCCTGAGAACAGACAAGATCGACCAAGTCCTGCTCAAAGGAACAGGCACCCAGGACGATGGCTACTCGGCTTTTGAAGCCACAAATGTCAACCTAGCTGAATACTTACGCCAGCAAGGAGTGACGGAGCTCTACATTACCGGGCTAGCCACGGACTACTGTGTCCGGGCCTCAACGCTGGATGCCCTCCGAGAAGGCTTCCGCACTTATGTTGTGACTGATGCTATCCGAGCTGTTAACGTGAATCCGGGCGACGGAGAGCGAGCACTGCAGGAGATGCAGCAGGCTGGAGCCATCCTCATCAGTTCTGAGGACATCCTCCAGCCACAGGCAGCGTAG
- a CDS encoding ABC transporter ATP-binding protein — translation MIAVEAAEIGKAYVPGRWVFRYVTLRLSAGEALAVVGPNGSGKTTLLKVLCGLAEPTEGRVWAMLRGQQYAPREVLSWAVGVVAPFLQLYTEFTPWELVGLSLRLRGMQWDQKETAALMERLGLQGVAQQRIGTLSTGMQQRVRVALAVAHKPLVFVLDEVAAVLDPAGREAVAELVAQHRQQGGIVLVATNADYERSWCERVIELPSGRELCGG, via the coding sequence GTGATAGCTGTGGAAGCCGCAGAGATTGGCAAGGCATATGTGCCTGGCCGATGGGTCTTTCGGTATGTTACGCTTCGTCTCAGTGCGGGCGAAGCGCTTGCTGTCGTTGGTCCGAATGGTTCTGGGAAGACGACCTTACTGAAGGTGCTCTGTGGTCTTGCCGAACCGACAGAGGGGAGGGTTTGGGCTATGCTCCGCGGTCAGCAGTACGCACCGCGGGAAGTCCTCAGTTGGGCCGTTGGTGTGGTCGCGCCGTTTCTGCAGTTGTATACTGAATTCACACCCTGGGAACTCGTGGGGCTGAGTCTGCGCCTCCGGGGGATGCAGTGGGATCAAAAAGAGACGGCAGCTCTGATGGAGCGGCTCGGGTTGCAAGGAGTCGCACAACAGAGGATTGGGACGCTCTCCACGGGGATGCAGCAACGCGTCCGTGTAGCCTTAGCAGTTGCCCATAAACCGCTCGTCTTTGTGCTGGATGAGGTGGCAGCAGTGCTGGATCCTGCCGGTAGAGAGGCCGTAGCGGAGTTGGTTGCGCAGCACCGCCAACAGGGCGGGATTGTGCTCGTTGCTACTAATGCCGACTACGAGCGCTCATGGTGCGAGCGTGTAATAGAATTGCCAAGTGGAAGAGAGCTCTGCGGGGGATAG
- a CDS encoding Gfo/Idh/MocA family oxidoreductase has translation MGNEIGIGLIGCGAIGSSVAEAFAHGEVPGGVLKAVCDRDEGRARAVASLVPMSVKVAASVGELLDGSELHLVVEAASQAAVHEYGKQVLQAGCDFLILSVGAFLEPPGSELPAVAEECGRRLYIPSGGIAGIDGLKAAAF, from the coding sequence ATGGGGAATGAGATCGGGATTGGGCTAATTGGCTGTGGGGCTATAGGCTCTAGCGTGGCTGAGGCATTTGCTCACGGTGAGGTACCGGGTGGAGTGCTGAAGGCTGTCTGCGACCGCGACGAGGGGCGGGCGCGGGCGGTTGCATCGCTTGTGCCGATGTCCGTTAAGGTAGCGGCGAGTGTAGGGGAGCTGCTCGATGGCAGTGAGCTGCACCTAGTCGTAGAGGCAGCTTCCCAAGCGGCAGTCCACGAATACGGCAAGCAAGTCCTTCAGGCGGGGTGTGACTTCCTCATTCTCAGCGTAGGAGCCTTCTTAGAACCACCTGGTTCTGAGCTGCCAGCTGTGGCAGAAGAATGTGGGCGTCGGCTCTATATCCCTTCTGGAGGAATTGCCGGGATTGATGGGTTGAAGGCTGCGGCATTCTGA
- a CDS encoding DUF108 domain-containing protein produces the protein MAPEALTEWLQLHPSEIREPVVVYEGPAREAIRYFPTNVNIAATLSLAGIGPERTLVRIIADPRLTLNVHEIYIRGAFGELSITVRNIPHPQNPRTSLLSVLSVLATLREICCPGIHLGV, from the coding sequence TTGGCACCTGAGGCGCTCACAGAGTGGCTCCAGCTCCATCCTTCAGAGATCCGTGAGCCTGTAGTGGTGTACGAAGGTCCTGCTCGTGAAGCCATACGTTATTTCCCCACGAACGTCAACATCGCCGCGACGTTGAGCCTTGCTGGAATTGGGCCCGAGAGGACGCTGGTCCGAATCATCGCAGACCCACGACTGACCCTAAACGTTCATGAAATCTACATCCGCGGCGCATTTGGAGAGCTCAGCATCACGGTGCGCAACATCCCGCATCCTCAGAATCCTCGTACAAGCTTGCTATCGGTCCTCTCGGTACTGGCAACTCTGCGGGAGATTTGCTGTCCGGGAATCCACTTGGGAGTGTAG